From one Candidatus Sulfotelmatobacter sp. genomic stretch:
- a CDS encoding BrnA antitoxin family protein, giving the protein MAQKKRLTKKARNARRSGKNASARRRTGRTGLSLSASVESSNPVSMREVLEFYKPIKKPVTLRLDADVLAWFKRDGRRYQTRINGALRIVMEREMNESE; this is encoded by the coding sequence ATGGCACAGAAAAAACGACTTACGAAAAAAGCAAGAAATGCCAGGCGCAGCGGGAAAAATGCGAGCGCGCGGCGGCGAACTGGGCGCACCGGTTTGAGCCTATCAGCCTCGGTCGAATCGTCGAATCCGGTCTCGATGAGAGAAGTGCTGGAGTTCTACAAGCCAATCAAGAAGCCGGTCACATTGCGTCTGGATGCCGACGTGCTGGCCTGGTTCAAACGCGACGGGCGCCGCTACCAGACACGGATCAACGGCGCACTGCGGATAGTGATGGAACGGGAGATGAATGAGTCAGAATGA
- a CDS encoding M28 family metallopeptidase, with product MTHTRATLTLISLAALFATSVRGQILGFTPASAAHETAVETKYKSIPTPDEERRQHRIFTAEPHVAGSKRNNELADYIAAEWKKQGLEDVVIRRYDVYGTNPKSASLEIIAPIHYRAVLREQPIAGDADSNNPAISGAWLGMSISGEITAPVVYAHSGNPEDYDLLRKNGINVKGKIVLVRYSNPYSYRGFKALTAQREGAAAILIYSDPQEDGYKKGKVGPNGPWGPEYKIQRGSITYDFMVPGDPTTPGWASVPGAKRIPIEQAASAPKIMALPLSWHDAKPLLENMDGPVAPENWQGGLPLQYHLGGERAKVHLKIEMDNGIQPYYVVEGHIRGAELPDEWVVLGNHRDAWAFGGVDPSSGTASMMELTRAMGQLAKEGMRPRRTLVICSWDGEEIGLTGSTEWGEQFADELRAKAVAYINVDEATSGPNFHGQAVASLAPLLVETSRTLQDSSGKSLYDAWKVTAEREKEEGTQTGQMNDSGVKDSGLADTRIGSGSDHTVFLNFVGMPVIGLQFDGDYGVYHSGYDDFYWMNHFGDPGYRYHTLMSQLWGVTALRLANADLLPFDFANYGSNIRQFVDDLAKANHMWGQPPSAVQPGEARQSPPLDLKPVQDAIDAFEVAGKKLNDSLSRKLASGPIDPQFALTLNHGMMQVERNWLNPDGIPGRPWFKHILYGARFTYAHLELPGLTEAVEAQDWPTAKQQAEILQRALEKNTKLIGELNYSLQ from the coding sequence ATGACCCACACCCGAGCTACTCTCACTCTCATCAGCCTCGCCGCTCTATTCGCCACTTCAGTCCGCGGCCAAATCCTCGGCTTTACCCCCGCCTCAGCCGCCCACGAAACCGCCGTGGAAACGAAATATAAATCCATCCCCACCCCCGATGAAGAACGCCGCCAGCATCGCATCTTCACCGCCGAACCTCACGTCGCCGGATCGAAACGCAACAACGAACTCGCCGACTACATCGCCGCCGAATGGAAGAAGCAGGGACTGGAAGACGTCGTCATCCGCCGCTACGACGTCTACGGCACCAATCCGAAAAGCGCGTCGCTGGAAATAATCGCGCCCATCCACTACCGGGCAGTCCTGCGTGAACAACCCATCGCCGGCGATGCCGACTCCAACAATCCCGCAATCAGCGGCGCATGGCTCGGCATGTCAATCTCTGGCGAGATCACCGCGCCTGTGGTCTATGCGCACAGCGGCAATCCCGAAGATTACGATCTGCTGCGCAAGAATGGAATCAACGTCAAAGGAAAAATAGTCCTTGTCCGCTACTCGAACCCGTACAGCTACCGCGGATTCAAAGCGCTGACCGCGCAGCGCGAAGGCGCGGCCGCAATTCTGATCTACAGCGATCCGCAAGAAGACGGCTACAAGAAAGGCAAAGTCGGCCCCAATGGCCCGTGGGGACCGGAATACAAAATTCAGCGCGGCTCGATTACCTATGACTTCATGGTCCCCGGCGACCCGACCACTCCGGGATGGGCTTCTGTCCCAGGCGCGAAGCGCATTCCCATTGAGCAAGCCGCATCGGCGCCGAAAATTATGGCGCTGCCGCTGTCCTGGCACGACGCCAAGCCTCTGCTCGAAAACATGGACGGTCCCGTCGCGCCAGAAAATTGGCAAGGCGGACTGCCCCTTCAGTATCACCTCGGCGGCGAGCGCGCGAAAGTCCATCTGAAGATCGAAATGGACAACGGCATCCAGCCCTACTACGTGGTCGAAGGCCACATCCGCGGTGCGGAACTGCCTGATGAATGGGTCGTGCTCGGCAACCACCGCGATGCCTGGGCCTTCGGCGGCGTCGACCCATCGAGCGGCACCGCGTCGATGATGGAATTGACGCGGGCCATGGGACAACTCGCGAAAGAAGGCATGCGCCCGCGCCGCACGCTCGTGATCTGTAGTTGGGACGGAGAAGAGATCGGCCTCACCGGCTCCACCGAGTGGGGAGAACAATTTGCCGACGAACTCCGCGCCAAAGCCGTCGCTTATATTAACGTCGACGAAGCCACATCAGGCCCCAACTTCCACGGGCAGGCCGTCGCCTCGCTCGCGCCCTTGCTGGTCGAAACCAGCCGCACGCTTCAGGATTCATCCGGCAAGAGCCTCTACGACGCCTGGAAAGTCACGGCAGAGCGCGAAAAAGAAGAAGGCACGCAAACTGGCCAGATGAACGATTCCGGAGTCAAAGATTCCGGTCTCGCCGACACCCGCATCGGCAGCGGCTCGGACCATACGGTGTTTCTGAATTTCGTCGGCATGCCCGTGATCGGCTTGCAGTTCGACGGCGACTACGGCGTCTACCATTCCGGCTACGACGACTTTTACTGGATGAACCACTTCGGCGATCCCGGCTACCGCTATCACACGCTCATGTCGCAGCTGTGGGGCGTGACCGCTCTGCGCCTCGCGAATGCTGATCTGCTCCCTTTTGACTTCGCCAACTACGGCAGCAACATCCGCCAGTTCGTGGATGATCTCGCTAAAGCAAATCACATGTGGGGACAGCCGCCCTCGGCTGTCCAGCCGGGCGAAGCCCGGCAGTCGCCGCCGCTGGATCTGAAGCCGGTGCAAGATGCTATCGACGCCTTCGAAGTCGCCGGAAAAAAGCTAAACGATTCCCTAAGCCGCAAACTCGCTTCCGGCCCAATCGATCCCCAGTTCGCGCTAACCCTCAACCACGGCATGATGCAAGTCGAGCGCAACTGGCTAAACCCCGACGGCATCCCCGGCCGCCCATGGTTCAAACATATCCTCTACGGCGCCCGCTTCACCTACGCCCACCTGGAGTTACCCGGATTGACCGAAGCGGTCGAAGCCCAAGACTGGCCGACGGCGAAGCAGCAAGCAGAAATCCTGCAGCGCGCCCTGGAGAAGAACACAAAACTCATTGGCGAGTTGAACTACAGTCTGCAGTAA
- a CDS encoding GIY-YIG nuclease family protein, with amino-acid sequence MAKTYYVYILSSQRRALYIGMTSNIEQRIFQHKTHAFAGFTAKYNISSLVYFERHGSVLTAIRREKEMKAWRRQEKIDLIELANPKWKDLSYGWYQRHRYQPDSKVS; translated from the coding sequence ATGGCCAAGACCTACTACGTCTATATCCTCAGCAGCCAGCGCCGCGCTCTCTATATCGGCATGACTAGTAATATCGAACAGCGAATCTTCCAACACAAGACGCACGCGTTCGCCGGGTTCACCGCAAAATACAATATAAGCAGCCTGGTTTATTTCGAGCGCCACGGTTCCGTCCTGACGGCGATACGGCGCGAGAAAGAAATGAAAGCCTGGCGTCGCCAAGAAAAAATCGACCTCATCGAGTTAGCCAATCCAAAGTGGAAAGATCTAAGCTACGGCTGGTACCAACGCCACCGCTATCAACCAGACAGTAAAGTCAGTTAG
- a CDS encoding M61 family peptidase, with translation MNLSKSLGAVCIAFLAVSAWAVTPPSVTISVDATTAPRKIFHASLKIPASPGDLTLYYPKWIPGEHAPDGPVVDLAGLKFSASGKILKWRRALDDGFTLHVEVPAGTTEISAELDFLSPATFESGFSAGSSATDKLAIISWNQVLLYPKGWKSDDINYSASLKLPDGWKFGTALPVTGHSGNEIKFATVSLTTLVDSPVITGEFLKVVPLAQDPVTEMDIAADSAAALDAPPEVWDHYRNLVDQAGKLFGAHHYRDYHFLYTLSDHVAHFGLEHHESDDSRVSERSLVDDTARRMSATLLPHEYVHSWNGKFRRPADLATPDYQQAMQDDLLWVYEGLTNYLGEVLTARSGLLTHDQERQDLARTSAALDHLPGREWRNLQDTADAAPQLYFSSNSWYSWRRSTDFYAEGTLDWLWVDVIIRQQTKGAKSIDDFCHLFHGAPSTAPMVKTYTFDDVVKTLNQVVAYDWRGFWTERLTNHGPGAPLGGIEGGGWKVVYDETPSEMSSSAQGMFHFVDAAYSLGLQLNDDGGVADTIEGMPAAKAGIGPGMRLVAVNGRRFSGEVLRDALKAAKNNTAPIELLVENAEYYKTYNIDYHGGEKYPHLVRDESKPDLLSEILKAK, from the coding sequence ATGAACCTCTCCAAGTCCTTGGGAGCAGTCTGCATCGCGTTCCTAGCCGTTTCCGCGTGGGCCGTCACTCCGCCCAGCGTCACCATCTCCGTAGACGCCACCACCGCTCCCCGCAAAATCTTCCACGCCTCGCTCAAGATTCCCGCGTCGCCAGGCGACCTCACCCTCTACTACCCCAAATGGATTCCCGGCGAACACGCCCCCGACGGCCCCGTCGTCGACCTTGCCGGCTTAAAGTTCAGCGCGAGCGGCAAGATTCTGAAATGGCGTCGCGCCCTCGACGACGGCTTCACGCTCCACGTTGAAGTCCCCGCAGGCACGACCGAAATTTCCGCCGAACTCGACTTTCTTTCTCCCGCCACTTTCGAGAGTGGATTCTCCGCCGGTTCTTCGGCCACCGACAAGCTGGCGATCATCAGTTGGAACCAGGTCCTGCTCTATCCCAAAGGCTGGAAGTCCGACGACATCAATTACTCCGCCAGCCTGAAGCTTCCTGATGGCTGGAAGTTCGGCACTGCCCTGCCAGTGACGGGCCACAGCGGAAACGAAATCAAGTTCGCCACGGTCTCGCTTACTACGCTGGTTGACTCCCCGGTCATCACTGGAGAATTCCTCAAAGTCGTCCCGCTCGCCCAGGATCCCGTCACCGAAATGGATATCGCTGCCGACAGCGCCGCCGCGCTCGACGCCCCGCCGGAAGTCTGGGATCACTACCGGAATCTGGTCGATCAGGCCGGGAAACTTTTCGGCGCGCACCATTACCGCGATTACCACTTTCTCTACACGCTGAGCGATCACGTGGCGCACTTCGGCCTGGAGCATCACGAATCCGACGATAGCCGGGTCAGCGAGCGCTCTCTGGTCGACGACACCGCGCGAAGAATGTCGGCCACTCTGCTGCCTCATGAATATGTGCACTCGTGGAACGGGAAATTCCGCCGCCCCGCCGACCTCGCCACTCCCGACTATCAGCAAGCCATGCAGGACGATCTGCTCTGGGTCTATGAAGGCCTGACCAACTATCTCGGCGAAGTGCTCACCGCCCGCAGCGGCCTGCTCACCCACGACCAGGAGCGTCAAGATCTGGCGCGCACCTCCGCCGCGCTCGATCATCTTCCCGGCCGCGAATGGCGCAACCTGCAGGATACCGCCGATGCCGCTCCACAACTCTATTTCTCATCGAACAGTTGGTACTCCTGGCGCCGCAGCACCGATTTTTATGCGGAAGGTACGCTGGACTGGCTCTGGGTCGATGTGATCATTCGCCAGCAAACCAAAGGCGCCAAATCGATCGACGATTTCTGCCATCTTTTTCACGGCGCTCCCAGCACCGCGCCGATGGTTAAGACCTATACCTTTGACGACGTGGTCAAAACCCTGAACCAGGTTGTTGCCTACGATTGGCGGGGCTTCTGGACTGAACGCCTCACCAACCACGGGCCCGGCGCGCCCCTCGGCGGCATCGAAGGCGGGGGATGGAAAGTGGTCTACGACGAAACCCCTTCTGAAATGAGCAGCAGCGCTCAGGGCATGTTCCACTTTGTCGACGCTGCGTACTCGCTCGGCCTGCAACTGAACGACGATGGCGGAGTCGCCGACACCATCGAAGGCATGCCCGCCGCGAAAGCCGGCATTGGACCGGGCATGAGACTGGTAGCCGTGAATGGCCGACGCTTCTCCGGCGAAGTCCTGCGTGACGCGCTCAAAGCCGCGAAAAACAATACAGCGCCGATCGAGTTGCTGGTGGAGAATGCCGAGTATTACAAAACCTATAACATCGACTACCACGGTGGCGAGAAATATCCCCATCTGGTGCGTGATGAGTCCAAGCCAGATTTGCTGAGCGAGATATTGAAAGCGAAGTGA
- the tmk gene encoding dTMP kinase encodes MSRRGKFITFEGLDGTGKSTQMRKLAAVMRAAGHKVVETREPGGTLTGEKIRKVLLDSGTAGLSPLAEMALMFASRAQHIAEVIEPALAAGGIVLCDRFTDSTEAYQGHGRKLGSAAVRELHRVLCGNLQPDLTILLDSDAGASVSRARRRNKRSFKAAKPGHADENRFESETRTFFARVHEGYLAIASRDHGRVAVVNARGTPGQTHQKIVEVVRQKLKL; translated from the coding sequence ATGTCCCGGCGCGGAAAGTTCATCACGTTTGAAGGGCTCGATGGAACGGGCAAAAGCACGCAGATGCGGAAGCTGGCGGCGGTGATGCGCGCGGCGGGACACAAAGTCGTTGAGACGCGCGAGCCCGGCGGGACGCTAACCGGAGAGAAGATTCGCAAAGTACTCCTCGATTCCGGCACAGCGGGGCTGTCGCCGCTGGCCGAGATGGCACTGATGTTCGCTTCGCGGGCGCAGCATATCGCCGAGGTGATTGAGCCCGCGCTGGCCGCGGGCGGCATCGTGCTCTGCGATCGCTTTACCGATTCGACCGAGGCGTATCAGGGGCACGGACGCAAGCTGGGAAGCGCCGCGGTGCGGGAGTTGCATCGGGTGCTGTGCGGGAACTTGCAGCCAGACTTGACGATTCTTCTGGACTCCGACGCGGGTGCGAGCGTGAGTCGGGCGCGACGGCGGAATAAGCGAAGTTTTAAGGCTGCGAAGCCGGGGCACGCTGACGAGAACCGCTTCGAATCGGAGACGCGGACGTTTTTTGCGCGCGTGCATGAAGGATATCTGGCGATCGCGTCGCGGGACCACGGGCGGGTCGCGGTGGTCAACGCGCGCGGCACGCCGGGACAGACGCATCAGAAGATTGTGGAAGTGGTCCGTCAGAAGTTGAAGTTGTAG
- a CDS encoding DNA polymerase III subunit delta' has translation MPFSDFYGNAETVHRLRDMLARERFPHAVVLAGGAGSGKYTLALMLAQALNCLTPTTTDGLPDFCGTCANCRRIAQAADLHARFAEAVEARENLREADKKETRLFVQTHPDVLVIPPDPPQMMIKVDQVRRVIETIYYRPAEGRERVYIFTDSAFMKEAANSLLKVLEEPPEFATIFLLTENPGELLPTIRSRSMVFHLAALPPEEIERFLAEHRPEWKATESTLVARLCEGAVGRARSFDLAAYVASRAHALAILRSALLGGEHSELFKVTESYRPGAEGREKTEQLIRTLYSLLRDLASIEARVPELVRNTDIASELKRLAESADFEWITAASDRLAEVERGMRRNLLRSLSLDAFAAGLEKEK, from the coding sequence ATGCCATTTTCTGATTTCTACGGGAACGCCGAGACCGTCCATCGCCTGCGCGACATGCTGGCGCGCGAGCGCTTTCCGCACGCGGTTGTACTTGCGGGCGGTGCGGGATCAGGGAAGTACACGCTGGCGCTGATGCTGGCGCAGGCGTTGAACTGTCTTACGCCTACGACCACCGATGGGTTGCCCGATTTTTGTGGGACATGCGCGAACTGCCGGCGCATCGCGCAGGCGGCCGATCTCCATGCGCGCTTTGCCGAGGCCGTCGAGGCCCGCGAGAATCTGCGCGAGGCCGACAAGAAAGAGACTCGGCTGTTTGTGCAGACCCACCCCGACGTGCTGGTAATTCCTCCCGATCCGCCGCAGATGATGATCAAGGTCGACCAGGTGCGGCGCGTGATCGAGACAATTTATTACCGGCCGGCTGAGGGCCGAGAACGGGTTTACATCTTCACCGATTCGGCGTTCATGAAGGAAGCCGCGAACTCGCTGCTCAAGGTGCTGGAGGAGCCTCCGGAGTTCGCCACGATTTTTCTGCTGACCGAGAATCCGGGCGAACTGCTGCCGACGATCCGCTCGCGGTCCATGGTGTTTCATCTGGCCGCGTTGCCGCCAGAAGAAATTGAACGCTTTCTGGCGGAGCATCGTCCGGAGTGGAAGGCGACCGAGAGTACGCTCGTGGCGCGGTTATGCGAAGGAGCAGTAGGACGCGCTCGCAGTTTCGATCTCGCGGCTTATGTTGCGTCCCGCGCGCACGCGCTGGCCATTTTGAGGTCAGCCTTGCTAGGTGGCGAGCACAGCGAATTGTTCAAGGTGACCGAGTCGTACCGTCCGGGGGCGGAGGGCCGGGAAAAGACGGAGCAGTTGATTCGCACGCTCTATTCGCTGCTACGCGATCTGGCGTCGATTGAGGCGCGCGTGCCGGAGTTGGTCAGAAATACCGACATCGCCTCGGAGTTGAAGCGTCTGGCCGAGTCCGCCGACTTCGAGTGGATCACGGCGGCGTCCGACCGCCTGGCCGAGGTGGAACGTGGCATGCGAAGGAACCTGCTGCGATCGCTATCGCTGGACGCGTTCGCGGCGGGGCTAGAGAAAGAGAAGTAG
- the metK gene encoding methionine adenosyltransferase, giving the protein MPSKNRYLFTSESVTEGHPDKIADQISDAILDACLADDPASRVACETLTATGLVVIAGEITTKAYVDFQQVVRGTVQSIGYDNALHGFDCNTCAVISSINKQSGDIAMGVDTGGAGDQGMMFGYAVNENEELMPTPISLAHKLTQRLSQVRKNGTLPFLRPDGKSQVTVEYDAKGNVVRVDAVVISTQHAETVTNDELRAGILKHVIQAVIPAHLLDADTKYHINPTGRFVIGGPMGDTGLTGRKIIVDTYGGMGRHGGGAFSGKDPTKVDRSAAYMARYIAKNIVAAKLADRCEVQLAYAIGVAEPVSVRVDTFGTEKVNPESLSDLVRANFKLTPRGIIESLDLRRPIYKKTAAYGHFGRNDPDFTWEATNKAAKLASDAGVREPVGVRK; this is encoded by the coding sequence TTGCCCTCTAAGAACCGTTATTTATTCACTTCTGAATCCGTGACCGAAGGCCATCCCGACAAAATCGCCGACCAGATTTCCGACGCCATCCTCGACGCCTGCCTCGCCGACGATCCCGCCAGCCGCGTCGCTTGCGAAACTCTCACCGCTACCGGCCTGGTCGTTATCGCCGGAGAAATCACCACCAAAGCCTACGTCGATTTCCAGCAAGTCGTTCGCGGCACCGTCCAGTCCATCGGATACGACAACGCCCTCCACGGCTTCGACTGCAACACCTGCGCCGTCATCTCCAGCATCAACAAACAATCGGGCGATATCGCCATGGGCGTCGACACCGGCGGCGCCGGCGACCAGGGAATGATGTTCGGGTATGCGGTGAATGAGAACGAGGAGTTGATGCCGACCCCGATTTCGCTGGCGCACAAACTCACGCAGCGGTTGTCGCAGGTGCGGAAGAATGGGACGCTGCCGTTTCTTCGTCCGGATGGGAAGTCACAGGTGACGGTTGAGTACGATGCCAAGGGAAATGTCGTGCGCGTGGATGCGGTCGTAATTTCGACGCAGCATGCGGAGACTGTGACCAACGACGAATTGCGGGCTGGAATTCTGAAGCATGTGATTCAGGCGGTGATTCCGGCGCATTTGCTGGATGCGGATACGAAGTATCACATCAATCCCACTGGGCGGTTTGTGATTGGCGGTCCGATGGGAGACACCGGACTCACGGGCCGGAAAATCATCGTCGATACTTACGGCGGCATGGGCCGTCACGGCGGCGGAGCGTTCAGCGGAAAAGATCCGACCAAGGTGGATCGCTCGGCGGCTTACATGGCGCGGTATATTGCGAAGAACATTGTTGCGGCGAAGTTGGCGGATCGTTGCGAAGTGCAGTTAGCCTATGCGATCGGCGTGGCGGAGCCGGTGAGCGTGCGCGTGGATACGTTTGGCACAGAGAAAGTGAATCCGGAAAGTCTTTCGGATTTGGTCCGCGCGAATTTCAAGTTGACGCCGCGCGGGATTATCGAGTCGCTGGATTTGCGGCGGCCGATTTACAAGAAGACCGCGGCGTATGGGCATTTCGGAAGGAATGATCCGGACTTCACTTGGGAAGCGACCAATAAGGCGGCGAAGCTGGCGAGCGATGCCGGTGTGCGGGAGCCGGTGGGAGTGCGGAAGTAA